In Anopheles gambiae chromosome 2, idAnoGambNW_F1_1, whole genome shotgun sequence, a single window of DNA contains:
- the LOC1274480 gene encoding uncharacterized protein LOC1274480: MKLIDRLLDKCFRRHGALVLIVTGLLCLQITTSDSTPLEDSNSSSGSISSSETLELTACQHLRRAEARRAKSLGDSLLQTVRIPRCTALGDFEPVQCSNELNGTECWCVDEYGVEITGSRRSHADDVNCTRVENHCQASSCRMFCPAGFAKDLASGCPICRCRDPCEDIQCPRGQQCEPQEVQCKTEPCPPIPTCRKARSLNDLCPAGQPLAITGTIRPFLCGTDPGKPSCPPLYRCLVQGGNDYGVCCPASLQFEKPGSCPRANEIESTDNAGFLCGTPCSHDLECPQMQKCCQSDGCGRNCQQPHNVTVCHQARMLSELLSVNEREGRGYVPQCDGPGGSFSTRQCSRNGLVCWCVDPKTGNKLKGTMGAAATVSCEAIENMIGGRSGGRSVDGGAQTLCDHNICAAVCEYGFKNDHNGCPTCECSEPCEGYLCPAGSHCEVAKDPKCEAYSGLCSSEPVCKPDLVYSNPCEIGTPLADNVTGELLFCHMDRPKSREYQSRTFFDDDEQDEEVNGRKRSMSNTIVCPIETHECRKLHGESRSVCCPLVVEGEDDEAAEERQQTMCEYLRDFSDRMEGTVEGMELALPAPSCTSDGGYQAMQCVTRKTKVKLSEQRKYIEQNSIRRMRKLLEDASAAGLALTSTTTSSAATEAEVSSVNTPAGRVRRAAKPAPDSTLKLLPVHSADQMIAGEVAGILPGYPGVQARSAKIIDFNRLESKNGNANLDKPEIKPSTLLKRPLVVPTLPTPVQEQLVEVEIEECWCVDGFGTEIPKTRGFNATGKSCEAVRESLGCLDLTCRMGCDYGFVLDPDTQCPSCECRDPCDSVHCPDGQECRSVEVSCEGEYCPPVPACFPKKPGQCPFLVPPGSENSESDSCEYECRTDAHCDGSKRCCSNGCGTQCVEPQLKTACQHLQTIQLHQASELGVPPKQKYIAQCDIDGSFRTIQCGPGNVCWCVDEFGNEKSGTRTNNGQPNCELFPKTECPLLKCRPCEYGYRIDANGCKTCECRDPCGEISCPRGEECQLIQVECISVPCPKMPICVPIRESVCPEGLPLRSSGREIVCGPQTDADTCPSTHICQLNPISNRGVCCGKTRDVCFESIDQSCLQVAESGAESNELDSITRWRFSPRLNKCVPVTLPRGVFCQSKNLFHSEQACNGVCPVLSQCERLRLKNAMAAKRAGQPNTWFQPRCDPETGFWSPVQCLGSMADTTNVSNGTNGTAPTIAEPPAPVGVCWCADKKGAPVKGSLTKGSEPKCSSRQARRRGDSVETSSSDPVMEELIRQITFLVDENNYLVDEDLEPVQPVSVASSNYAPEPRYIGSVSSATEKVIELARTAESRNYISENGAEPIAKRLSASATRCQALQMAASFPVACDTAGSFEPMQCNGDTCWCVDAAGNQLPLSSTFKRGQRSCIFTPIDVVEIELRLNNMHPQRPLLHVYETLRTELSMLVGSIYDNYRVQENADGSVTLRFDLIESTKVDDAYAIEEMVRDGSFALYHGQLIADMTQSRFAHRISVGLPLAQPSSGIPENTFQTIVFVLATASAFLVAIFVVFVMLKRGRSTKTKHYSNGEKIFAIGADKYVDYSSPIFVLSANDSKSIQQQHQQPQSHSD; this comes from the exons ATGAAGCTGATCGATCGACTGCTGGACAAATGCTTCCGCCGTCACGGAGCCCTCGTGCTTATCGTGACCGGACTGCTCTGTCTCCAGATTACCACTAGTGATAGTACACCGTTAGAGGATAGCAATAGCAGTAGTGGCAgtattagtagtagtg AAACGCTAGAATTAACCGCATGTCAACATTTGCGGCGTGCGGAGGCGCGTCGCGCCAAGTCATTAGGCGATAGTCTGTTGCAAACGGTACGGATACCACGATGCACCGCTCTCGGTGACTTCGAACCGGTGCAATGCTCCAATGAGCTGAACGGAACCGAATGCTGGTGCGTGGATGAGTACGGCGTGGAGATTACGGGCAGCAGGCGCAGCCACGCGGACGACGTCAACTGTACGCGGGTGGAAAACCACTGCCAGGCATCCAGCTGTCGCATGTTCTGTCCGGCCGGGTTCGCCAAGGACCTGGCGTCCGGCTGTCCCATCTGTCGCTGCCGCGATCCGTGCGAGGACATCCAATGCCCCCGGGGTCAGCAGTGCGAACCGCAGGAGGTCCAGTGCAAGACCGAACCCTGTCCACCGATTCCGACGT GTCGTAAGGCGCGCAGTCTGAATGACCTGTGTCCGGCTGGGCAACCTCTAGCAATCACGGGCACTATTCGTCCCTTCCTGTGTGGAACGGATCCGGGTAAACCGAGCTGTCCCCCGCTGTACCGCTGCTTGGTGCAGGGTGGCAACGATTATGGCGTGTGCTGTCCGGCCTCGCTGCAGTTCGAGAAGCCGGGCAGCTGCCCGCGGGCGAATGAGATCGAATCGACGGACAATGCCGGCTTCCTGTGCGGGACGCCCTGCAGCCACGATCTCGAGTGCCCGCAGATGCAGAAGTGCTGTCAGTCGGATGGGTGTGGGCGCAACTGTCAGCAGCCGCACAACGTCACGGTCTGCCATCAGGCACGCATGCTGTCCGAGCTGCTGTCTGTGAATGAGCGCGAAGGTCGCGGGTATGTGCCGCAGTGCGACGGCCCTGGCGGTAGCTTCTCCACTCGCCAATGCTCCCGCAATGGGCTGGTATGCTGGTGTGTGGATCCGAAAACGGGCAACAAGCTGAAGGGAACGATGGGCGCAGCGGCTACCGTGAGCTGCGAGGCGATAGAGAATATGATCGGAGGGCGTAGTGGTGGGCGCAGTGTAGACGGTGGTGCACAAACCCTCTGTGACCACAATATCTGCGCGGCGGTGTGCGAGTACGGCTTCAAGAACGACCACAACGGATGTCCGACGTGCGAGTGTTCGGAACCGTGCGAAGGCTACCTTTGCCCCGCCGGGTCCCACTGCGAGGTGGCAAAGGATCCCAAGTGTGAGGCATACTCTGGCCTTTGCTCGTCCGAGCCCGTCTGCAAGCCCGACCTGGTGTACTCGAACCCGTGCGAAATCGGTACCCCGCTAGCGGACAACGTGACGGGCGAGCTGCTGTTCTGCCATATGG ATCGTCCCAAGAGTCGTGAGTATCAAAGCCGCACCTttttcgatgatgatgagcaggACGAGGAGGTAAACGGGCGCAAACGATCGATGTCAAATACAATCGTGTGCCCGATCGAGACGCACGAGTGTCGCAAGCTGCACGGCGAGTCGCGCAGCGTCTGCTGTCCTTTGGTGGTCGAAGGTGAAGACGACGAAGCGGCGGAAGAACGTCAGCAAACAA TGTGCGAATATCTGCGCGACTTTTCCGACCGGATGGAAGGCACGGTGGAGGGAATGGAGCTTGCCCTGCCGGCTCCGTCCTGCACATCGGACGGCGGCTATCAGGCGATGCAGTGCGTGACGCGCAAAACGAAGGTCAAACTGTCGGAGCAGCGCAAATACATCGAGCAGAACAGTATCCGGCGGATGAGAAAGCTACTGGAAGATGCATCAGCCGCGGGTCTTGCGCTAACGTCCACGACCACATCATCCGCTGCTACGGAAGCGGAGGTCAGCTCGGTAAACACCCCCGCCGGTCGTGTCCGCCGTGCCGCTAAGCCCGCGCCGGACAGTACACTCAAACTGTTGCCCGTTCATAGCGCGGATCAGATGATCGCGGGCGAGGTCGCTGGCATCTTGCCGGGCTACCCGGGTGTTCAGGCACGGTCTGCCAAGATCATCGATTTCAACCGGCTGGAATCGAAGAATGGAAACGCCAATCTGGACAAGCCGGAAATTAAACCATCGACGCTGCTGAAGCGTCCGCTCGTGGTGCCGACCCTGCCCACTCCCGTGCAGGAACAGCTGGTGGAGGTCGAGATCGAGGAGTGCTGGTGTGTCGATGGTTTCGGCACGGAAATACCCAAAACGCGCGGATTCAACGCCACCGGCAAGAGTTGCGAGGCAGTGCGCGAATCGCTGGGCTGTCTGGATCTGACGTGCCGCATGGGCTGCGACTATGGGTTCGTGCTGGATCCGGACACGCAGTGTCCTTCCTGCGAGTGTCGCGATCCTTGCGATAGCGTTCACTGCCCGGACGGACAAGAGTGTCGCTCGGTGGAGGTGTCCTGCGAGGGTGAGTACTGTCCGCCCGTGCCGGCTTGCTTCCCCAAGAAGCCCGGCCAGTGTCCGTTCCTGGTGCCGCCCGGTTCGGAGAACTCCGAGTCCGACTCGTGCGAGTACGAGTGTCGCACCGATGCGCACTGCGACGGGTCAAAGCGCTGCTGCTCGAACGGATGCGGCACCCAGTGCGTGGAACCGCAGCTAAAGACGGCCTGCCAGCATCTGCAAACGATTCAGCTGCATCAAGCGTCCGAACTGGGCGTTCCACCAAAGCAGAAGTACATCGCACAGTGTGACATCGACGGCAGCTTCCGGACGATACAGTGCGGCCCTGGCAACGTTTGCTGGTGTGTGGACGAGTTCGGCAACGAGAAGAGTGGCACCCGCACGAACAATGGCCAACCGAACTGTGAGCTGTTCCCGAAAACCGAATGTCCACTGCTGAAGTGCCGACCGTGTGAGTACGGGTACAGGATTGACGCGAACGGCTGCAAGACCTGCGAGTGTCGGGATCCGTGCGGCGAGATCTCGTGTCCACGGGGCGAGGAGTGCCAGCTCATCCAGGTGGAGTGTATCTCGGTACCGTGTCCTAAGATGCCTATCTGCGTGCCGATTCGCGAGTCCGTCTGTCCCGAGGGACTGCCGTTGCGTTCTAGCGGACGGGAGATTGTGTGTGGACCGCAAACCGATGCCGACACGTGTCCCTCGACGCACATCTGTCAGCTAAATCCGATCAGCAACCGGGGCGTATGCTGTGGCAAGACCA GAGATGTTTGTTTCGAGTCGATCGATCAGAGCTGCTTGCAGGTGGCCGAATCGGGCGCGGAAAGCAACGAGCTCGACAGTATCACTCGATGGCGTTTCAGCCCACGGCTGAACAAATGTGTCCCGGTCACGTTACCGCGCGGTGTATTCTGCCAATCGAAAAACCTTTTCCACAGTGAGCAGGCATGCAATGGCGTGTGTCCGGTGCTGTCGCAATGCGAGCGACTACGGTTAAAGAACGCGATGGCGGCTAAACGGGCCGGCCAGCCTAACACTTGGTTCCAGCCACGCTGCGATCCGGAGACGGGCTTCTGGAGTCCGGTGCAGTGTTTGGGATCGATGGCAGATACGACGAACGTGTCGAACGGAACGAACGGAACTGCGCCCACCATTGCGGAACCACCGGCCCCGgttggtgtgtgctggtgCGCAGATAAGAAGGGGGCCCCGGTGAAGGGCTCACTTACGAAGGGCTCCGAACCGAAGTGCAGCAGTCGTCAGGCGCGACGACGCGGTGACTCAGTTGAAACATCCTCAAGTGATCCAG TGATGGAAGAACTGATCCGCCAGATCACGTTCCTGGTGGACGAGAACAACTACCTGGTGGACGAGGACCTTGAACCCGTACAGCCCGTGTCCGTGGCCAGTTCCAACTATGCCCCCGAGCCGCGCTACATCGGATCGGTGTCCTCCGCCACTGAGAAGGTGATCGAGCTGGCACGCACTGCCGAGAGCCGCAACTATATTAGCGAAAATGGAGCCGAACCGATCGCCAAGCGGCTGAGTGCATCGGCCACACGCTGCCAAGCCCTGCAAATGGCTGCTTCCTTCCCCGTGGCCTGCGATACGGCCGGCTCGTTCGAACCGATGCAGTGCAACGGGGACACGTGCTGGTGTGTCGATGCGGCCGGCAACCAACTGCCACTGTCCAGCACCTTCAAGCGTGGTCAGCGATCCTGTATCTTCACACCGATCGATGTGGTTGAGATCGAGCTGCGATTAAACAACATGCATCCGCAGCGACCGCTGCTGCACGTGTACGAAACGCTGCGCACCGAGCTGTCCATGCTGGTTGGCAGCATTTATGACAACTACCGGGTGCAGGAGAACGCCGACGGAAGCGTTACGCTGCGGTTCGATCTGATCGAAAGCACCAAGGTCGATGATGCGTACGCGATCGAGGAAATGGTGCGCGATGGATCGTTTGCGCTGTACCATGGTCAGCTTATAGCGGACATGACGCAGTCGCGATTTGCGCACCGCATCTCGGTCGGTCTTCCACTAGCCCAGCCATCGTCCGGCATACCGGAGAACACGTTCCAGACGATCGTGTTCGTGCTGGCGACGGCTTCCGCCTTCCTAGTCGCCATCTTCGTGGTGTTTGTGATGCTTAAGCGGGGCCGCAGCACCAAGACCAAGCACTACTCCAACGGGGAGAAAATCTTCGCCATCGGTGCGGACAAGTATGTCGACTATAGCTCACCCATCTTTGTGCTCAGTGCCAACGATAGCAAATctattcagcagcagcatcaacagccaCAGAGTCATTCCGACTAA
- the LOC1274481 gene encoding uncharacterized protein LOC1274481 — translation MSFGTVWVAAALALGLTVLPQVTGVKHVDIFQQFNDGSFEASQKSSDGSLDPLDEEDIRTEQPTSCVEEVLPTDPLELHEKLENETDIPRMVVQNISRPNLGELFQKLTTGFFSLNLFQIGQHVRGVLVSIKSRMMAYTNDAVAKFEHLRHRTMRAVKRKMDELNEQIRTYFQNEFVEYRDVCLPDEDHCMKLLHAQIDQYEQRLRTNVEECHDKLADHLAEQRREIDAAQQLMGEPYRKMDGCLNRDAGFGRSFLACSGSAVSNLAQLTTASMQSFADRMTFLSSKFTRRVDKFEKCVVKRRQLMKQNEREVVEKSKSCFKKQQSQPEAFF, via the exons ATGAGTTTCGGGACGGTCTGGGTAGCGGCAGCACTTGCTCTAGGATTGACGGTGTTGCCACAAGTGACAGGTGTCAAACACGTCGACATATTTCAG CAATTTAACGATGGAAGCTTCGAGGCAAGTCAAAAATCATCGGACGGATCGCTAGACCCTTTGGACGAGGAAGACATCCGCACGGAACAGCCGACGAGCTGCGTCGAGGAGGTGCTGCCGACCGACCCGCTAGAGCTGCACGAAAAGCTGGAAAACGAAACGGACATTCCGCGTATGGTGGTGCAAAACATCTCCCGACCGAATCTGGGCGAGCTGTTCCAAAAGCTCACCACGGGCTTCTTCAGCCTGAACCTCTTCCAGATCGGCCAACACGTTCGCGGCGTCCTGGTCAGCATCAAGAGCCGCATGATGGCGTACACCAACGATGCCGTTGCCAAATTTGAACACCTACGCCACCGGACGATGCGTGCGGTAAAGCGCAAGATGGACGAGCTTAACGAACAGATCCGTACCTACTTCCAGAACGAGTTTGTGGAGTACCGGGACGTGTGCCTTCCGGACGAGGACCACTGCATGAAACTGCTGCACGCCCAGATTGACCAGTACGAGCAGCGGTTGCGCACGAACGTGGAAGAATGTCACGACAAGCTGGCGGACCACTTGGCCGAGCAGCGGCGCGAAATAGACGCAGCACAACAGCTGATGGGCGAACCGTACCGTAAGATGGACGGTTGTCTGAACCGGGATGCCGGTTTTGGGCGCAGCTTCTTGGCCTGCAGTGGCAGTGCCGTGTCGAATCTGGCCCAGCTAACCACGGCATCGATGCAATCGTTCGCCGACAGGATGACCTTCCTGTCCAGCAAGTTTACGAGGCGTGTGGACAAGTTTGAAAAGTGCGTCGTGAAGAGACGGCAGCTGATGAAGCAAAACGAACGTGAGGTGGTGGAGAAGTCGAAGAGTTGCTTCAAGAAACAACAGTCTCAACCGGAAGCTTTCTTCTGA